From a single Lactococcus allomyrinae genomic region:
- the gyrA gene encoding DNA gyrase subunit A translates to MQDKNVVNVNLAEEMKTSFRDYAMSVIVARALPDVRDGLKPVHRRILYGMNELGNTPDKPHKKSARITGDVMGKYHPHGDSSIYEAMVRMAQWWSYRHMLVDGHGNFGSMDGDGAAAQRYTEARMSKIALEMLRDINKNTVDFVDNYDGTEREPEVLPARFPNLLVNGTTGIAVGMATNIPPHNLGETIAAVDMIMENPDATTADLMRVMPGPDFPTGALVMGKAGIRRAYETGKGSITLRSKTHIEEMPGGKERIVVTELPYMVNKAKLVEHIVRLNHEKRIEGLTAVRDESNREGIRVVIEVRRDLSAHVILNNLFKLTSLQTSFGFNMLAIEKGIPKILSLKQILVDYIEHQIEVVERRTAFDKARAEARAHILEGLRIALDNIDRIISIIRESQTDSIAQKTMMDEFALSEKQSQAILDMRLRRLTGLERDKIEAEYQDLVTLIADLTDILAKPERVKKIIREELEEVKRKFADTKEGARRTELLVGEVLNLEDEDLIEEEDVLITLSNKGYIKRLASDEFRAQNRGGRGVQGMGMSDDDFVQHLVSTSTHDHLLFFTNRGRVYRMKGYEIPEYGRTAKGLPIVNLLKLDDGERIATVINVDREQAAKYLFFTTRNGLVKRTSTEQFANIRTNGLKALNLREGDELINVLRTSGEDEVIIGTHNGYSVRFKGAVVRDMGRSATGVKGVNLRDGDFVVGTSVINNDEEVLVISENGLGKRTRASEYPTKGRGGKGIKVMNVTERTGKLAGLAAVNGDEDIMVITDTGVIIRTNVQNISQTGRSAQGVKVMRLDEDAHIVTFALVEAESDEEVTDETSVSTDVAVPDSSNTNSVENPEQPEE, encoded by the coding sequence ATGCAAGATAAAAATGTTGTGAATGTTAATCTAGCTGAGGAAATGAAGACCTCTTTTCGTGACTATGCCATGTCGGTTATTGTTGCGCGTGCACTTCCAGATGTGCGTGATGGATTGAAACCAGTTCATCGTCGGATTTTGTACGGAATGAATGAGCTAGGTAATACGCCAGATAAACCGCATAAAAAATCCGCCCGTATCACAGGGGATGTTATGGGTAAATATCACCCACATGGTGATAGCTCAATTTATGAAGCGATGGTGCGCATGGCGCAATGGTGGTCTTATCGTCATATGCTGGTCGATGGACATGGAAACTTTGGCTCAATGGATGGTGACGGTGCGGCGGCGCAACGTTATACAGAAGCACGGATGAGTAAGATTGCCCTTGAAATGCTTCGTGACATCAACAAGAATACAGTTGACTTTGTAGATAACTACGATGGTACAGAGCGTGAGCCAGAAGTTCTTCCGGCCCGATTCCCTAATTTACTTGTAAACGGGACAACTGGGATTGCAGTTGGGATGGCAACTAATATTCCACCGCACAACTTGGGTGAGACGATTGCCGCAGTTGACATGATTATGGAAAACCCTGATGCAACAACGGCAGACTTGATGCGTGTTATGCCTGGGCCAGACTTCCCTACTGGTGCTTTGGTTATGGGGAAAGCGGGAATTCGCAGGGCCTACGAAACTGGAAAAGGGTCAATCACACTCCGCTCCAAAACACATATTGAAGAAATGCCAGGTGGGAAAGAACGTATCGTTGTTACTGAACTTCCTTATATGGTTAATAAAGCGAAGTTGGTTGAACATATTGTTCGTTTGAATCATGAAAAGCGGATTGAAGGCTTGACAGCTGTTCGGGATGAATCTAACCGTGAAGGAATTCGTGTCGTTATTGAGGTACGTCGCGATTTATCTGCTCATGTTATTTTAAATAATTTGTTTAAACTGACTTCACTACAGACATCATTTGGCTTCAATATGTTGGCGATTGAGAAAGGGATTCCAAAGATTCTTTCGCTCAAACAAATTTTGGTAGACTATATTGAACACCAGATTGAAGTGGTTGAACGTCGTACTGCCTTTGATAAGGCTCGTGCAGAAGCTCGTGCCCACATTTTGGAAGGTTTGCGAATTGCTTTAGACAATATTGATCGCATTATTTCGATTATCCGTGAATCACAGACAGATAGCATTGCTCAAAAAACAATGATGGATGAGTTTGCGCTCTCCGAAAAACAATCGCAAGCCATTCTTGATATGCGCCTACGTCGTTTGACTGGTTTAGAACGTGACAAGATTGAGGCAGAATATCAAGATTTAGTTACCTTGATCGCTGATTTAACAGATATTTTAGCAAAACCTGAGCGTGTTAAAAAGATTATTCGTGAAGAACTCGAAGAAGTTAAACGGAAATTTGCTGATACCAAGGAAGGCGCGCGTCGCACAGAGCTTCTTGTTGGTGAAGTGTTGAATCTTGAAGATGAAGACCTGATTGAAGAAGAAGATGTTTTAATTACATTATCTAATAAAGGATATATCAAGCGTCTGGCAAGTGATGAATTTCGGGCGCAAAATCGTGGTGGACGTGGTGTGCAAGGCATGGGGATGTCGGATGACGACTTTGTCCAACATTTAGTGTCAACTTCTACGCATGACCACTTACTTTTCTTTACTAACCGTGGTCGTGTTTATCGGATGAAGGGGTATGAAATCCCAGAATACGGCCGGACAGCAAAAGGATTGCCGATTGTTAATCTATTGAAGTTAGATGATGGTGAACGTATTGCGACGGTGATTAATGTAGATAGAGAGCAGGCAGCAAAATATCTCTTCTTTACGACACGTAATGGTTTAGTCAAACGTACCTCAACAGAGCAGTTTGCCAATATTCGTACAAATGGTCTAAAAGCTTTGAATTTACGTGAAGGTGATGAGTTGATTAATGTCTTGCGCACTTCAGGTGAAGACGAGGTGATTATTGGGACTCACAATGGTTATTCTGTTCGTTTCAAAGGAGCTGTTGTTCGTGACATGGGACGTAGTGCTACTGGTGTAAAAGGGGTTAATTTGCGCGATGGCGACTTCGTCGTAGGTACTTCAGTCATCAATAATGATGAAGAAGTGCTAGTTATCTCAGAAAATGGTCTCGGAAAACGTACCCGTGCTTCTGAATATCCAACAAAAGGTCGTGGCGGTAAAGGGATTAAAGTCATGAATGTGACAGAACGTACTGGTAAATTAGCAGGACTTGCTGCGGTAAATGGTGATGAGGATATCATGGTCATTACTGATACTGGCGTTATCATTCGTACAAATGTTCAAAATATTTCCCAAACAGGTCGTAGTGCTCAGGGTGTGAAAGTGATGAGATTGGACGAAGATGCACATATTGTAACCTTTGCACTCGTAGAAGCTGAAAGTGATGAAGAAGTTACTGACGAAACTTCTGTCAGTACGGATGTAGCTGTACCGGATAGTTCTAACACTAACAGCGTTGAAAATCCTGAACAACCTGAAGAATAA
- the argB gene encoding acetylglutamate kinase, with the protein MTDSQTIAKILTESLTYLLKYRNQTVVIKYGGNAMTDDKVKESILKDILLLKTVGIKVVLVHGGGPAIAELLDKYQVESQFIKGLRYTDEQTAHLALTALAGAVNKTLVQDLIQLGGNAVGISGIDGKMIEAQKLSDELGYVGEITKINPALIEQIVSTDAIPVIASAGIGRDGQIYNINADTAASRIAGSLKAEQFIVLSDVRGLYADYPDEESFIEKIALTELSKLVSNGKITDGMIPKIEAIKYAMEEGLGRAVLLDGRVPNALLLELFTDKGQGTLITS; encoded by the coding sequence ATGACAGATTCACAAACAATTGCAAAAATACTGACAGAAAGTTTAACTTACCTGCTTAAATATCGAAATCAAACAGTTGTCATCAAATATGGTGGGAATGCAATGACTGATGATAAAGTTAAAGAAAGTATTTTAAAGGATATTTTATTACTCAAAACTGTGGGAATCAAAGTAGTGCTTGTCCACGGTGGCGGTCCTGCAATTGCAGAGTTACTTGATAAATATCAGGTAGAAAGTCAATTTATCAAAGGATTACGCTATACCGATGAGCAAACTGCTCACCTAGCTCTGACTGCTTTAGCTGGCGCAGTTAATAAAACACTTGTGCAAGATTTAATACAACTTGGTGGAAATGCTGTCGGAATTTCTGGTATTGATGGAAAGATGATTGAAGCTCAAAAATTGTCGGATGAACTTGGCTATGTGGGTGAAATTACAAAAATCAATCCAGCTTTGATTGAACAAATTGTCAGTACTGATGCCATTCCTGTCATTGCATCAGCAGGGATTGGTAGAGATGGTCAAATCTATAACATCAACGCAGACACTGCTGCAAGCCGAATTGCTGGCAGTTTGAAAGCCGAACAATTCATTGTGTTGAGTGATGTGCGAGGACTCTACGCTGACTACCCTGATGAAGAAAGTTTTATCGAAAAGATAGCACTGACAGAACTTTCAAAACTTGTCAGTAATGGAAAAATCACTGATGGCATGATTCCCAAAATCGAAGCAATAAAATATGCAATGGAAGAAGGACTTGGTCGGGCAGTTTTATTAGATGGTCGAGTTCCTAATGCTCTGTTATTAGAATTATTTACTGACAAAGGGCAAGGCACGCTGATAACATCCTGA
- the argF gene encoding ornithine carbamoyltransferase, translating to MFQGRSFLKEVDYNKNELLYLIDFAIHLKKLKKQHIPHKYLQDKNIALIFEKTSTRTRAAFTTAAVDLGAHPEFLGPNDIQLGKKESITDTAKVLGSMFDGIEFRGFKQSDVETLAKASDVPVWNGLTDDWHPTQMLADFMTIKEHFGTLDKLTLAYVGDGRNNVANSLLVTAAILGVDVTIVAPESLQPPHAIQQLARKYAMKTQSKITIRSDINGVENADIIYTDVWVSMGEEAQTENRIKLLRPYQVNKTLTDKILNKDFIFMHCLPSFHDLNTEIMKEIKWKYNIDELEVTDEVFQSKNAVVFEQAENRMHTIKAVMAATLGNLFVPKI from the coding sequence ATGTTTCAAGGAAGAAGTTTTTTAAAAGAGGTTGATTACAATAAAAACGAATTACTCTATTTGATTGATTTTGCTATTCACCTTAAAAAATTGAAAAAGCAACATATTCCACATAAGTATTTACAAGATAAAAACATTGCACTTATTTTTGAAAAAACTTCAACACGAACACGTGCTGCATTTACGACTGCTGCAGTTGATCTCGGCGCACATCCAGAGTTCCTCGGACCAAACGATATTCAATTGGGAAAGAAAGAATCCATCACTGATACTGCAAAGGTGCTTGGTTCAATGTTTGATGGTATTGAATTTCGAGGTTTTAAACAAAGTGATGTAGAAACGCTTGCGAAAGCATCCGATGTTCCAGTTTGGAATGGTCTGACTGATGACTGGCACCCCACGCAAATGCTTGCTGATTTCATGACAATTAAAGAACATTTTGGAACACTAGATAAGCTCACTCTAGCTTATGTTGGTGATGGACGAAATAATGTCGCTAATTCGTTGCTTGTGACAGCCGCGATATTGGGAGTAGATGTTACTATTGTTGCGCCAGAATCTTTGCAGCCACCCCATGCGATTCAGCAACTTGCCCGTAAGTATGCGATGAAGACACAAAGTAAAATAACGATTCGTTCAGACATCAATGGAGTGGAAAATGCTGACATTATCTACACTGATGTCTGGGTCAGCATGGGTGAAGAAGCACAAACAGAAAATAGAATAAAATTATTACGCCCATATCAGGTTAACAAAACGCTCACGGATAAGATTCTTAACAAAGACTTTATCTTTATGCACTGTCTTCCGAGTTTTCATGACTTGAATACAGAGATAATGAAAGAAATAAAGTGGAAATATAACATTGATGAATTAGAAGTGACCGACGAAGTTTTCCAATCAAAAAATGCTGTAGTTTTTGAACAAGCCGAAAACCGTATGCATACGATTAAAGCTGTTATGGCGGCAACCCTCGGCAATTTATTTGTTCCGAAAATTTGA